A part of Lampris incognitus isolate fLamInc1 chromosome 21, fLamInc1.hap2, whole genome shotgun sequence genomic DNA contains:
- the ddx4 gene encoding probable ATP-dependent RNA helicase DDX4, protein MSFGFCGTGGGLRGRGGQGYRGKEEEVFDKGCNIPHHFYAGAREDSGDKRPKVTYVPPPLPEDEDSVFTHYKAGVNFSKYDEILVDVSGSNPPHAIMTLEEAGFCESLMTNVVKSGYVTPTPVQKYGVPIISAGRDVMACAQTGSGKTAAFLLPILQKLMVDGVAASCFNEIQEPEVVIVAPTRELINQIFMEARKFAFGTGVRPTVVYGGINTGYQIREIMKGCNLLCGTPGRLLDIIGKGKIKLSKLRYLVLDEADRMLDMGFEPEMRKLLASQGMPPKEERQTLMFSATYPEDIERIAADFLKPDYLFLVVGVVGGACRDVEQTIVQVTRYSKRDELKGILEVTGTERTLVFVETKRQADFLAAYLCQEKVPTTSIHGDREQKEREQALQDFRSGKCPVLVATSVAARGLDIPDVQHVVNFDLPNNIDDYVHRIGRTGRCGNIGKAVSFYDPDTDGKLADSLIKILSKAQQEVPLWLEKAAFSVQGATGFSPKAEAFTSFDSTKIENQPAAQKEDEWE, encoded by the exons ATGAGTTTTGGTTTCTGTGGAACAGGAGGTGGCCTTAGAGGAAGGGGAGGCCAAG GTTACCGTGGGAAAGAAGAAGAGGTGTTTGATAAAGGTTGTAATATTCCTCATCACTTCTACGCAG GTGCGAGAGAGGACAGTGGGGATAAGA GGCCAAAGGTGACCTATGTTCCCCCACCCCTCCCTGAGGATGAGGATTCCGTTTTTACCCATTACAAAGCTGGTGTTAACTTCAGTAAATATGATGAGATCTTAGTCGACGTGAGCGGCAGCAACCCACCACATGCCATCATG ACTTTGGAAGAAGCAGGATTTTGTGAGTCCCTGATGACGAATGTTGTCAAATCTGGATATGTGACGCCAACTCCGGTGCAGAAAtatggtgtgcctatcatctctGCTGGTAGAGATGTAATGGCCTGTGCCCAGACCGGCTCTGGTAAAACG GCTGCGTTCCTGTTGCCCATCCTGCAGAAGTTGATGGTGGACGGTGTGGCAGCAAGTTGCTTTAATGAGATACAGGAACCTGAGGTGGTCATCGTGGCTCCGACCAGGGAGCTCATTAACcagatcttcatggaggccaggAAGTTTGCCTTTGG GACCGGTGTGCGTCCAACCGTTGTCTATGGCGGGATCAACACTGGATATCAAATCCGAGAAATCATGAAGGGATGTAACTTGCTGTGCGGGACCCCAGGAAGATTGTTGGATATTATTGGAAAAGGAAAG ATTAAGTTAAGTAAATTGCGTTACTTGGTGCTGGATGAGGCTGATCGAATGTTGGACATGGGATTTGAGCCAGAAATGCGAAAGCTGCTGGCCAGTCAGGGCATGCCCCCCAAAGAAGAGCGTCAGACCCTGATGTTCAGTGCCACATACCCAGAAGACATTGAAAG GATTGCAGCTGACTTCCTGAAGCCAGACTATTTATTCTTAGTTGTTGGCGTGGTGGGTGGAGCCTGCCGCGACGTGGAGCAGACGATTGTCCAGGTCACCAGGTACTCCAAGAGGGACGAACTCAAAGGCATCCTTGAAGTCACTG GGACTGAGCGCACACTGGTTTTTGTGGAAACAAAGAGACAAGCAGATTTCCTTGCTGCCTACTTGTGCCAGGAGAAAGTTCCAACTACAAGCATCCATGG CGACCGTGAGCAGAAGGAGCGAGAGCAGGCGTTGCAGGACTTCCGTTCAGGTAAATGTCCTGTCCTGGTAGCTACCTCTGTAGCTGCAAGAGGTCTGGACATACCGGACGTCCAGCATGTGGTGAACTTTGACCTTCCCAACAACATTGATGACTATGTCCACCGCATTGGGAGAACTGGCCGCTGTGGCAACATTGGGAAGGCTGTGTCATTCTATGACCCGGACACAGACGGCAAACTTGCCGACTCTCTGATCAAAATTCTGTCAAAG GCCCAGCAGGAAGTGCCCTTGTGGCTTGAGAAGGCTGCATTCAGCGTGCAGGGTGCAACAGGTTTCAGTCCAAAAGCCGAGGCCTTCACCTCCTTTGATTCAACGAAG ATCGAGAACCAGCCAGCTGCCCAAAAGGAGGATGAATGGGAATAG
- the LOC130131323 gene encoding ubiquitin-protein ligase E3A isoform X1, which produces MKFLTPNCLEDIDKKSVYVLYESCFALWMNRCIHIHRQNNEQLRDKVSYEFRREGELEYEEPEAENPEASRMKRAAAKHLIERYYHQLTEGCGNDSCSNSWCASSMGFHRMDNNTAAVKALELYKINAKLCDPHPSKKGTTSAYLESSAHNNSACSNRKMNHKDVHSVRDDFKDVNYLTEDKVYEILDICGEKEDYSPLIRVIGRVFSSAEGLVQSFRRSKPHTKEELKSLQAKDEDKDEDEKEAAACSATAMEEDSPASSSSLSRLGEGSSGDNDVQKLGPDEVSVDIEAVRRVYGRLLSNEKIEAAFLNALVYLSPNVECDLTYHNVYSRDPNYLNLFVIVMENGNLHSPEYLEIALPQFCKAMSKLPLAALAKLARLWSHYSAEQIRRMMETFQQLITYKVISNEFHNRNLVNDDDAVVAATKCLKIVYYANVLGGDLDTEHNEEEDEEPIPESSELTLQDLLGEDRRNKKGPRVDPLETELGVRANDCRRPLIPFEEFVNEPLNEVLEMDKDYTFFKVETENKFSFMTCPFVLNAVTKNLGLYYDNRIRMYSERRITVLYSLVQGQQLNPYLRLKVRRDHIIDDALVRLEMIAMENPADLKKQLYVEFEGEQGVDEGGVSKEFFQLVVEEIFNPDIGMFTYDECTKLFWFNPSSFENEGQYTLIGIVLGLAIYNNCILDVHFPMVVYRKLMGKKGTFRDLADSNPVLYQSLKELLEYEGSVEEDMMITFQISQTDLFGNPLMYDLRENGDKIPVTNENRKEFVAQYAEYILNKSVEKQFKAFRRGFHMVTSESPLKYLFRPEEIELLICGSRNLDFLALEETTEYDGGYTRDSRIIKEFWETLHSFGEDQKRLFLQFTTGTDRAPVGGLGKLKMIIAKNGPDTDRLPTSHTCFNVLLLPEYSTKEKLRERLLKAITYAKGFGML; this is translated from the exons ATGAAGTTTTTAACTCCGAATTGCCTAGAGGACATAGATAAAAAATCAGTCTACGTATTGTATGAGTCGTGTTTCGCCCTGTGGATGAACCGCTGTATCCATATACACCGACAGAATAACGAACAACTGAGGGATAAAGTCTCGTATGAATTCCGACGAGAAGGAGAACT AGAATACGAGGAGCCTGAAGCAGAAAACCCAGAAGCAAGCCGAAT GAAGCGTGCAGCCGCCAAACATCTAATAGAGCGCTATTACCACCAGTTAACCGAGGGCTGTGGAAATGACTCGTGTTCCAACTCCTGGTGTGCCTCATCAATGGGCTTTCATCGGATGGACAACAACACGGCAGCGGTCAAGGCCCTTGAGCTCTACAAGATCAATGCCAAATTGTGTGACCCTCACCCCTCAAAGAAGGGCACGACGTCAGCCTACTTGGAGAGCAGTGCCCACAACAACTCGGCATGCAGCAACAGGAAAATGAACCATAAGGATGTCCATTCTGTAAGGGATGATTTTAAAG ATGTCAATTACCTGACAGAGGACAAAGTGTATGAGATCTTGGACATCTGTGGAGAGAAGGAGGATTACTCCCCTCTCATCCGAGTAATAGGCCGGGTGTTCTCCAGCGCTGAGGGCCTGGTCCAGAGTTTCCGGAGGTCCAAACCCCACACAAAGGAGGAGCTCAAGTCCCTCCAAGCTAAAGATGAAGATAAGGATGAGGATGAGAAGGAAGCAGCTGCGTGCTCTGCCACAGCCATGGAGGAGGACTCCCCAGCCTCTTCGTCCTCCCTGTCCCGGCTTGGCGAGGGCTCCTCAGGGGATAACGACGTCCAAAAGCTGGGTCCCGATGAGGTGTCGGTAGACATCGAAGCAGTACGGCGGGTTTATGGACGGCTGCTGTCCAACGAGAAGATTGAAGCTGCCTTCCTCAACGCGCTGGTCTACCTTTCACCCAATGTGGAGTGTGACCTCACATACCACAACGTGTACTCACGAGACCCCAACTACCTGAACCTGTTCGTCATTGTAATGGAAAATGGCAATCTCCACAGCCCTGAGTACCTAGAAATTGCCCTCCCCCAGTTCTGCAAAGCCATGAGCAAGCTCCCGCTCGCAGCCCTGGCCAAGCTGGCGCGCCTGTGGTCGCACTATAGTGCGGAGCAGATCCGGCGCATGATGGAGACCTTTCAGCAGCTCATCACCTACAAGGTGATCAGCAACGAGTTCCATAACCGCAACCTAGTGAATGACGACGACGCTGTGGTGGCGGCCACCAAGTGCTTGAAGATCGTGTACTATGCAAATGTGCTGGGCGGTGACCTGGACACAGAGCACaacgaggaggaagatgaggagccCATCCCAGAGTCAAGTGAGCTCACCCTGCAGGACCTGCTGGGTGAGGACCGGCGCAACAAGAAGGGTCCGCGGGTCGACCCCCTGGAGACGGAGCTGGGCGTCCGTGCAAACGACTGCCGGCGGCCGCTCATCCCTTTCGAGGAGTTTGTCAATGAGCCGCTGAATGAGGTGCTGGAGATGGACAAGGATTACACCTTCTTCAAGGTGGAGACGGAGAACAAGTTCTCCTTCATGACCTGCCCCTTTGTTCTCAATGCTGTCACCAAGAACCTGGGCCTGTACTATGACAACCGTATCCGCATGTACAGCGAGCGCCGCATCACTGTGCTCTACAGCCTGGTACAGGGCCAACAGCTTAACCCCTACTTGAGGCTCAAAGTACGCAGAGACCACATCATCGACGATGCTCTGGTCAGG CTGGAGATGATAGCGATGGAGAATCCTGCAGACTTGAAGAAGCAACTGTACGTGGAGTTTGAAGGAGAGCAAGGAGTTGATGAAGGAGGCGTTTCCAAAGAGTTTTTTCAGCTTGTAGTTGAAGAGATTTTCAACCCAGATATTG GAATGTTCACTTACGATGAGTGCACCAAACTGTTCTGGTTCAACCCCTCATCATTTGAGAACGAGGGCCAGTACACGCTGATCGGCATTGTCCTGGGCCTGGCAATCTACAACAACTGCATACTGGATGTCCACTTCCCCATGGTGGTCTACCGCAAGCTGATGGGCAAGAAGGGAACGTTCAGGGACCTGGCAGACTCCAATCCG GTTCTGTACCAGAGCTTAAAGGAGTTGCTGGAGTATGAGGGGAGCGTGGAGGAGGACATGATGATCACCTTCCAAATATCCCAAACGGACCTGTTTGGGAACCCCCTCATGTATGACTTAAGGGAAAATGGGGACAAGATCCCAGTCACAAATGAGAACAGAAAG gagtTTGTGGCTCAGTATGCGGAGTACATACTAAATAAAAGTGTGGAGAAGCAGTTCAAAGCCTTCAGGAGGGGCTTCCACATGGTCACCAGCGAGTCTCCGTTGAAATATCTTTTCCGGCCTGAGGAGATCGAGCTGCTGATCTGCGGCAGCAGG AACCTAGACTTCCTAGCGCTTGAAGAAACGACAGAATACGATGGCGGTTACACCAGAGATTCTCGTATCATCAA AGAGTTCTGGGAGACGCTGCATTCATTTGGTGAGGACCAGAAGCGGCTCTTCTTGCAGTTCACCACGGGCACGGACCGAGCTCCTGTGGGCGGGCTGGGCAAGCTGAAGATGATCATTGCCAAAAACGGCCCGGATACAGACAG GTTACCCACGTCTCACACCTGCTTTAACGTTCTGCTGCTGCCCGAGTACAGCACCAAGgagaagctgagagagagacTGCTCAAAGCCATCACCTACGCCAAAGGGTTTGGCATGCTCTGA
- the LOC130131323 gene encoding ubiquitin-protein ligase E3A isoform X2, translated as MNSDEKENCECAPPQAESNPTGGHDREYEEPEAENPEASRMKRAAAKHLIERYYHQLTEGCGNDSCSNSWCASSMGFHRMDNNTAAVKALELYKINAKLCDPHPSKKGTTSAYLESSAHNNSACSNRKMNHKDVHSVRDDFKDVNYLTEDKVYEILDICGEKEDYSPLIRVIGRVFSSAEGLVQSFRRSKPHTKEELKSLQAKDEDKDEDEKEAAACSATAMEEDSPASSSSLSRLGEGSSGDNDVQKLGPDEVSVDIEAVRRVYGRLLSNEKIEAAFLNALVYLSPNVECDLTYHNVYSRDPNYLNLFVIVMENGNLHSPEYLEIALPQFCKAMSKLPLAALAKLARLWSHYSAEQIRRMMETFQQLITYKVISNEFHNRNLVNDDDAVVAATKCLKIVYYANVLGGDLDTEHNEEEDEEPIPESSELTLQDLLGEDRRNKKGPRVDPLETELGVRANDCRRPLIPFEEFVNEPLNEVLEMDKDYTFFKVETENKFSFMTCPFVLNAVTKNLGLYYDNRIRMYSERRITVLYSLVQGQQLNPYLRLKVRRDHIIDDALVRLEMIAMENPADLKKQLYVEFEGEQGVDEGGVSKEFFQLVVEEIFNPDIGMFTYDECTKLFWFNPSSFENEGQYTLIGIVLGLAIYNNCILDVHFPMVVYRKLMGKKGTFRDLADSNPVLYQSLKELLEYEGSVEEDMMITFQISQTDLFGNPLMYDLRENGDKIPVTNENRKEFVAQYAEYILNKSVEKQFKAFRRGFHMVTSESPLKYLFRPEEIELLICGSRNLDFLALEETTEYDGGYTRDSRIIKEFWETLHSFGEDQKRLFLQFTTGTDRAPVGGLGKLKMIIAKNGPDTDRLPTSHTCFNVLLLPEYSTKEKLRERLLKAITYAKGFGML; from the exons ATGAATTCCGACGAGAAGGAGAACTGTGAGTGTGCGCCACCACAGGCCGAGTCCAACCCCACTGGAGGACACGACAG AGAATACGAGGAGCCTGAAGCAGAAAACCCAGAAGCAAGCCGAAT GAAGCGTGCAGCCGCCAAACATCTAATAGAGCGCTATTACCACCAGTTAACCGAGGGCTGTGGAAATGACTCGTGTTCCAACTCCTGGTGTGCCTCATCAATGGGCTTTCATCGGATGGACAACAACACGGCAGCGGTCAAGGCCCTTGAGCTCTACAAGATCAATGCCAAATTGTGTGACCCTCACCCCTCAAAGAAGGGCACGACGTCAGCCTACTTGGAGAGCAGTGCCCACAACAACTCGGCATGCAGCAACAGGAAAATGAACCATAAGGATGTCCATTCTGTAAGGGATGATTTTAAAG ATGTCAATTACCTGACAGAGGACAAAGTGTATGAGATCTTGGACATCTGTGGAGAGAAGGAGGATTACTCCCCTCTCATCCGAGTAATAGGCCGGGTGTTCTCCAGCGCTGAGGGCCTGGTCCAGAGTTTCCGGAGGTCCAAACCCCACACAAAGGAGGAGCTCAAGTCCCTCCAAGCTAAAGATGAAGATAAGGATGAGGATGAGAAGGAAGCAGCTGCGTGCTCTGCCACAGCCATGGAGGAGGACTCCCCAGCCTCTTCGTCCTCCCTGTCCCGGCTTGGCGAGGGCTCCTCAGGGGATAACGACGTCCAAAAGCTGGGTCCCGATGAGGTGTCGGTAGACATCGAAGCAGTACGGCGGGTTTATGGACGGCTGCTGTCCAACGAGAAGATTGAAGCTGCCTTCCTCAACGCGCTGGTCTACCTTTCACCCAATGTGGAGTGTGACCTCACATACCACAACGTGTACTCACGAGACCCCAACTACCTGAACCTGTTCGTCATTGTAATGGAAAATGGCAATCTCCACAGCCCTGAGTACCTAGAAATTGCCCTCCCCCAGTTCTGCAAAGCCATGAGCAAGCTCCCGCTCGCAGCCCTGGCCAAGCTGGCGCGCCTGTGGTCGCACTATAGTGCGGAGCAGATCCGGCGCATGATGGAGACCTTTCAGCAGCTCATCACCTACAAGGTGATCAGCAACGAGTTCCATAACCGCAACCTAGTGAATGACGACGACGCTGTGGTGGCGGCCACCAAGTGCTTGAAGATCGTGTACTATGCAAATGTGCTGGGCGGTGACCTGGACACAGAGCACaacgaggaggaagatgaggagccCATCCCAGAGTCAAGTGAGCTCACCCTGCAGGACCTGCTGGGTGAGGACCGGCGCAACAAGAAGGGTCCGCGGGTCGACCCCCTGGAGACGGAGCTGGGCGTCCGTGCAAACGACTGCCGGCGGCCGCTCATCCCTTTCGAGGAGTTTGTCAATGAGCCGCTGAATGAGGTGCTGGAGATGGACAAGGATTACACCTTCTTCAAGGTGGAGACGGAGAACAAGTTCTCCTTCATGACCTGCCCCTTTGTTCTCAATGCTGTCACCAAGAACCTGGGCCTGTACTATGACAACCGTATCCGCATGTACAGCGAGCGCCGCATCACTGTGCTCTACAGCCTGGTACAGGGCCAACAGCTTAACCCCTACTTGAGGCTCAAAGTACGCAGAGACCACATCATCGACGATGCTCTGGTCAGG CTGGAGATGATAGCGATGGAGAATCCTGCAGACTTGAAGAAGCAACTGTACGTGGAGTTTGAAGGAGAGCAAGGAGTTGATGAAGGAGGCGTTTCCAAAGAGTTTTTTCAGCTTGTAGTTGAAGAGATTTTCAACCCAGATATTG GAATGTTCACTTACGATGAGTGCACCAAACTGTTCTGGTTCAACCCCTCATCATTTGAGAACGAGGGCCAGTACACGCTGATCGGCATTGTCCTGGGCCTGGCAATCTACAACAACTGCATACTGGATGTCCACTTCCCCATGGTGGTCTACCGCAAGCTGATGGGCAAGAAGGGAACGTTCAGGGACCTGGCAGACTCCAATCCG GTTCTGTACCAGAGCTTAAAGGAGTTGCTGGAGTATGAGGGGAGCGTGGAGGAGGACATGATGATCACCTTCCAAATATCCCAAACGGACCTGTTTGGGAACCCCCTCATGTATGACTTAAGGGAAAATGGGGACAAGATCCCAGTCACAAATGAGAACAGAAAG gagtTTGTGGCTCAGTATGCGGAGTACATACTAAATAAAAGTGTGGAGAAGCAGTTCAAAGCCTTCAGGAGGGGCTTCCACATGGTCACCAGCGAGTCTCCGTTGAAATATCTTTTCCGGCCTGAGGAGATCGAGCTGCTGATCTGCGGCAGCAGG AACCTAGACTTCCTAGCGCTTGAAGAAACGACAGAATACGATGGCGGTTACACCAGAGATTCTCGTATCATCAA AGAGTTCTGGGAGACGCTGCATTCATTTGGTGAGGACCAGAAGCGGCTCTTCTTGCAGTTCACCACGGGCACGGACCGAGCTCCTGTGGGCGGGCTGGGCAAGCTGAAGATGATCATTGCCAAAAACGGCCCGGATACAGACAG GTTACCCACGTCTCACACCTGCTTTAACGTTCTGCTGCTGCCCGAGTACAGCACCAAGgagaagctgagagagagacTGCTCAAAGCCATCACCTACGCCAAAGGGTTTGGCATGCTCTGA